gtaaatccacattcataccagatccagagggaccgagggacacctctgaggaggaaccactggatctacgaccacaagctccaacccgtGGCTGTGACctgtctcctgtcagtacaccaaaggggccagtatatggagaaaatgaacatgtggaccagagttcccaggaaaaacACCAACCCAGCAAATGAAACCAACACACCTgtggaaacaagtaccagaccaaacaggaccataaaaccaccatagagtgattgaaagctgctggctggacaagggttcttggcaggtttataatgACAAAGtattgtctttgttttttttcattaaaggGCGAGgttgtgttgttatgtagttaaaataaagaactacatttcccagcaggcaatgcaaggggtcacatggggaaacaggaagtggctgaaaagagcaggaaagcagccagcctgtcgttgagatgttaaacccacgccgtGTGCCTACACGCTGCACCGCCACAGCACCGGGAAGAATCATCAGGCGGGCGCCCCCTCGCCGCCCTCAGGCGCACTCCCGCGCACATCCCGCCTCCCGCTCGCTCCCCAAACTCCCGGTGAAACCCGAACAAACCTCAGAGCAAATGTGCCGCTTTTTTATTTATTCCCATTTCCCTCGGGGGGAAGTTGGGGGCGTTTGTGAACCGGTTTCCCCACCGATGAGTGAAGCAGCTTCCTGCGGCCGGAGCCGCTGAGCTGACTGATTTATTGATGAGAGGTAGGAGGCGCCCGCTCGGCCCATCGGCTCCATGCCGTCCCCCGGGGGAGGGATCCCCGCATTGGATCCCTATGGattggagagagaggtgggaagggggatTCTCTCCTTTCTCCGAAGGAAGGCGGTGGGTCCGGGACCTCCTCGGGCGGGGGCGCCGACTAGGAGGATTTAAGGCCAAAGGAAGAGGGAGCGGGTGGAGAGGGCGTCTGACGGGGCtggctggagggagggagggagggaacgaGATCCGGGGTGGAGACAAGACccggggtggagggagggagacagacacGGGGTgaatggagggaaggagggagacccgagtggagggagggagggagacacgGGGTGGAGACAGACccggggtggagggagggagagagactgagggagggcGGATGGGGAGGAAAGGCAGAGGAGACCCGGGGCGGGATTCGGaggcggagggagtggggggcGGCCGGGGGAGCAGGGcgggggaaggtggagggagggagggagtgagggagaccAAggacagcgggggggggggggggggacttctGCACTAACCCTATGCCGATTGAACCAGATCTCTGCGGACTCCTGAAAttctctccgtctccccctccAGTTTTCCAGTCTCCTGACACCGCACCCGGGTCCCTcggcctccccccccccccccacccccgatctCCTTatcatcctccctccctctcaatctgtctctgtctctctctttctctgcacaCCTCTCtacttctcttcctttctctcattctctctctccctccatccatctGTCTGCCTATCACCAGTATCTCTCACTTCTCCTCGCTCTCcgttccctctctctccacttctctcctccctcacacactctttCTTCATCtatcgctctctctccctctcctctccaccacccACACGGTAACATTGAGTCGTGCCGTTGGCACCACTGACGACAGGATACTGGGCTGAGCCACCTCTGTGCCGGGGTCAGGCTGTACCCAGACTGGAGCGGGACTCTCGGCGGCTCACCGTTCCCTGCCCCGTCCCTGACTGTCGCCCTGCGCTGGGACCGGTGTCATTCTGCAGATGACTACTCTCCACTGCCCCTGAAACAGTCCGACTCATGACATCGGCAGCTCCACACACTCACCCATCCCAGCAGGAACATCCACACCCACCACCGTGTTCTGGGTGCTGAAGTAACGGGAGGGCGTCATTGGGTGTCCCAGGTCCGGGAActgcctccttccctccctcccttcctccccagaTTTTGTTTCTAGCACCGTCCCATTCACACCCCGGCAACCTGCGGCAGGTCCACAGTCACACAGAGTCCAGGCGGGATGTGCCCAGTGCGGGTCTCTGCTGAAGGAGGGACAAGATGCCATAGACAAAGTGCGGACACATCTTGCGGGGACATGACGTTTCAGCCATAGGTCCGGACTGAGGAAGCCGGAAGTATTGGAGTAGGGAAAGGTGGGGAAGGTTTCACAGATATTGTGACATATTTGCATAGGGAAAACAATTCTCACTTACGGACAGTTCACGGGCCAGGGGCACAGGTTAAAGTTCTGGGCAAACCCTACAAGGGTGAGAGGAGTGCCTTTGATCTGGGTCTGTGCGAATGTGAGAAGAATCTCGATCAGTGCCTTCAGAGGGGGAATGGACAGGTTCTCGGGGGAAAGAGCACAGTGCGACTGGGGGAAGGCagcacgcacaaaatgctggaggaactcagcaggccaggcagcatctatggagggaaatgaacagttgacatttcgggccgagactcttcatcaggactggaaaggaaaaggacaAAAACCAGATTAAAAAGGTCGGGGGAGGCGGAGTGGGAGGGAcacaagctggcgggtgataggtgagtccaggtgaggcgGAGGGAGGCAggtaggtggtgggggagaggggaagtgggaatgatgcaggaagctgggaggtgataggtgggagaggcaaaggTTGAAGAAAAatgaatctgacaggagaggacagtggaccatggaataaagggaaggaggtggggagccagagggaggtgatgggcaggtcgtgagggtgggggaggagaaagagaaggggtgagggagccacaggaatgaaggaaagcaaaggggagggtgggaaggaaaacagagggaggggttaccggcagctaaagaaatcaatgttgatgccgtcaggttagagactaccaagacggaacgtgaagtgttgctcctccagcctgcgtctaacctcaacctggcagtaaaggaggccgtGGACTAACGTCAATATGGGTGTGGAACGTAGAATtgctggtcaccgggagatcccggctgtcgcggcggacggagcaaaggtgctcgacgaagcagttgccaaatctgcgtcgggtctcaccgatgtagaggaggccgcaccggatgcaataaatgaccctgaTAGATCCACATATGAAgcgttgcctcacctggaaggactgtttagggccctgaatggaggtgaggaaggaggtgttcGGGCAAGTGTGACACTTCGCACGGTTGCCTGGCCcgtgatcagtggggagggacgagcggacaagggagtggCAGAGAGCATGATCCCTGAGGAAAGTGGATGGATGGgaaggaaagatgtgcctggtggtggcatcctgttggagatggtgaaagTTGAAGGAAGGGGTGTGTTGGATGCCGAAGCTCGTCTGATGATAGGTTAGGggaaggggaaccctgtccctgtaatGTTGTTGGGAGGAGGGCGCGTGGGGACGGTGGAGTGAGGAaggacgtgcgggaaatggaggggttgtgggtgagggctgcattgattgTAGTGGTAGGGAACACCCGTTTCCTGAAAAGAAAGTATATCTCGGATGTCCAGGAATGCCATgcttcatcatgagaacagatccAGCCGTGGGGGATGAACTGCGAGAAGGGAATGGCTTCTCTCCAAATTAccgggtgggaagaggtgcagtcaaggtaaaCTGTGAGAGTCAgtaggtttgtaaaagatgttagtAGTTAATCTGTCTcaggagatggagagatccagaaaggggagagaggtgttggagatagaccaagtgaatctgacaccagggtggaagttgggggctaagttgatgaaattgacgagctcagcacccgtgcaagaagcagccccaatgcagtcgtttATGcggtggagaaagagttggggctttaccggtgtaggcttggaacatggactgttccacggagccgacaaaaaggcaggcatagctggggcccatgcgagtgctcATGGCCACACATTTAGTCTGGTGAAAGTAGGAGGAGCCGAAAGacaagttgttgagggtgagtaccagttctgcccgacggaggagggtggtggtggaggggtctgttgtcgagaaagaagctGGGAACCTCGAGATCTTCCTGATtgaggatggaagtgtacagggactggacgtccatggtgaaaataaggTGATCAGGGCCGGGAAGTGTAAATTGTTGAAGCGTTGAGAGCACggaagtgtcacggatgtaggtgggaagggactgaaccaagagTTAACCTTGCGTTAACCTTACATCACGACCGCAAGTAGCTTCTATCAGGATTCCCGTGTAGATCTCACTAGTTCTCCCCTTGTTTTTCCATCCCAACCAATGGGGCGGATGTTCTCTGTTGAATTCAGCTAGCCCCAAGCTGTGAATTTGATCCCCACCCCGGTTCTGGGAGGTTCTGAGCTCCGCCCTGTGTGTGAACGGTGCTGCCCCGCGCAGGTCCTGTTTCAACTCAAACATTCATCGCCTGTCCCACGACAGGGAGCCGCCTTTCTGCTGGAATCAAACCGAAAACCGACTATTTACACCCACTGAGACTGTGAGCAAGTTCGGTCCAACCCCTTTGCCGAACACTTCCAGTTGCGGGGAGTGTTCCATCACGGACATTGCTCTCAGACCCCTACCCTCTCCTCCCGCTGTTACCAGCAGTTACTTTCACATATATTTGTGGTGAGGTCAGAGGACTGCAGAGAGACAGGCTGTGCCTGGTCACGGTGGAAGCAGGGTGATTTCAGCAACAATCAACTTCTGGTAAAAATCAGGATGTTAGTGAGAGAAGGGACTGGTTACTGTCGCCAAATCGGATAAAATCGGGAAGCGACGCCATTCGGGATCGCTCAAACTGTATCCCTGTTGACAGCGTATCTCAGACCAAGGGAGTCGTCTGAAATTATCCACGAACAGGGTCCTATCGCCCATCTgcacagagaaagaaaaacctcGGTAAAACAGTGTAGAGAAAGACGGTGGGGCTTTCAGCAAGGAGTGTAGCAGACGGAATTGTGACATATTGTTTCAAACTTCCTATCAGTGTTCGTGCACTTCCTTGTAGAAGAAGGGGTTGCATGTAATTTTAGGTCAACGTTGGTCACAGTTGATCGCCAGGTGTGGCTGTGGAACAGCTGCTCTCACAGAGCCACTGAGCTCTCGGTCCCCGCCATTAACCGCACCTCCCAAATCAACCAATAATCGTGCACCTGATTATTCGCAAAGGACAAAGAAGGAAGTAACCTGAAAATATACACACGGACAGCTTGTCAACGAAATTAAGGTAAAGaaaatgcaatatttatttttggcCTTTCATTCCAACCAACTTGCTTGCTGAAAAATCTCTTCATTGTCTGAGCGCTCCTCAGGGCTCCGGCGACGTTCACCGAGAGTGCGATCACACTCAGTCGAAAACTGTCCATTTACCCTGAGGATTTCCTTGTTACATATTCACCAGTTGCCCCACTGACAAGCTTCAAGAGCAGTTGTGTGTAAAATGAGGCAGCGAAACGAGCTCTCCGGCCCCGGACAAATCCAGGCCGGCGCCCCCGCAGCCTCAGGTTCCCACTCCGGCCCGGGCCGCCTCCAGACCGAGACCTCTCACGCCGCCGCTGTGTCCTATGTTCCACCACAATTCCCATCCCTGGTCTCTCATGCCTCCTCATccccttcactcctctgagccCTCCTCTTTCCCACCCCACTTTCCATGATCCTTCCAACCCTCGACCCTCTCCTGACCCCTCCAACCATCTATCCTCATCTGATCTCTCCAAATCTCTACACTCCCCTGATTCCAGTGCCAAGCTCTGTCGTGTCTTCACTATACCCTCCGGCCTCCCCCGCTCTGAGGCGTTCGGTCCTCACGGGGGCCTTACCTTCGTCCTCCTGCGCCTACACCTCAACAAATTCTGCACCCACCATGATGCCGAAATTTCCTTCCGTTGTCTCCGCCTCCGCGCCTACTTCTTCGGCAAGGATTTCCCGCTCCCcgctgatgaccccttctcccgcTGCaagtcttcctcctcctcttgggaACTCACCTCCCCCTCTGGCCTTCTGCCCGCTCTGGATCGTTTCACTTCTAATTTCCGACGGGATATTAACCATCTCGATTTCACTACTCCCCTCACTTACTCCAAACTCACCCCCTCTGAACCGACTGCTCTCCACTCTCCGCATTAttcccaacctcaccatcaaacccgcaggcaagggcggtgctgttgtagtctggcggacttaCCTCTACTTTGCTGGGGCCAGACGGCAGCACTCGGACACCTCTTATTACCCCTGAACCAGGACCCTACTGAAAAGCATCCCGCACCATCACcgacctcatcacctccggagatctcccctccacagcctccaagcTCATTGTTCTTGAAccccgcactgcccatttctacccattgtttctgcctgctcctgctctACTGAACTCGTATCCATTTtgataatattaaaaaaatattttacaataataATTTTGATAAATCTCGACTCCACTTCgacccccttggttcagtcccttcccacttatatcCATGACACTCCACACTTCAGGCTAAAAGTGTGGGGCATATTTCTGAACTGCGTTTAATATTTGCAATCTGAGCCCAACATTTTGAGGATTGGGAGGCTCTCGGAGTCTCTCCTTCCGGTAACCCTGTTAATGTCCACTAGCATTCATGACTAGATTCATGAGCGCAGTGTCAAGATAGCAGCGTACTGTGGGACGGGTAAGTACCGAGTAAATGCAGAATTAGCGTGCTGAGGAATCGCTGAACTTTTGGAGGGGTTATGCCAAGGGAGTGCCGCGAAGGGCCAATGTAGTACTGAGAGGCCGCCGAATTCtgagggaaccagtgggagggacAGTACGGAGGAAACGCAGGAGTGCAAAATATGcgagggagcaccgcactgtgcGACGGGCATTGCCACACTGTGGAAGGTGCTTTGATGTGGGTTCTCCCTGTTCTCCCAGGCTCCATCTCCGGATGAACACAGCCTACCTTCAGTCCACATCACATATCTCCCAAGGCAGTGTTGGGGAGAACATTCTCCTTGTTTGGAATGCTAGTGTTGTTTTATTCACTTTCTTTATTTTACAGCATTTCAAAGCCTTTGCCAGTGGATGTTCCTCAGACCACAATGTGGAAACCGGTTCCTCAAGGGTGGGATCCTCCTGCTTTTCATTCTTTGCCTGATCCGGATGTTTCCACGGAGCAAAGATTGGAGGCGCAGCCCCGTCGGGCCCCGCACTCCCTGGCATTTAAACGACACCTCCTTCCTGATACGGCCCCCTTGCCGATGCGACGGCAGCGCTCCATTCCTCGTCCTGCTGGTCACCAGCTCCCCCGATCAGTTCGAGGCTCGCTCGGCCATCCGCCAGACCTGGGGGAGCGAACGACAGGTCGGCGGAGCCAGGTCGGTCACCTATTTCATGTTGGGACACGGGCGGGAGCAGCAGGACTGGATCCTGCAAGAGGGCGCTCTGCACCGCGACATTATTCAGGGAGATTTCGAGGACACGTACAACAACCTGACCCTTAAGGTGCTGCTGGGTCTGAAGTGGCTCTGCCTCTCCTGTCCCTCCGCCTTCTTCGTGATGAAGACCGACTCCGACATGTTCATCAACACCGACTATCTGATAAAGCTACTGTCCCGGGTCCCCCGCAAGAACCTTGCCACTGGCTTAATTGTGAAAAACCCTAGACCCGACCGCTATAAATCCAGCAAATGGTACTTCAGCAAGGAGGAGTACCCTGCGGCAATGTACCCAAATTACTGTTCCGGCATCGGGTACGTTCTCTCCACTGACGTGGCCTGCCGTGTGTGGAACATCTCCGCGAAGGTGCCCATGTTAAGATTCGAGGATGTTTACGTCGGGCTTTGCCTGGCGGAGCTGAAGGTCGAACTGGCAAAAATCCACTCCCGGCCCATCTTCTACGGCCACAGGGTATCGTTTTCCATCTGCTCCTACCGGCAGCTCGTCACCTCGCACCACATCAGACCCTCCGAGCAGCTGCTCTACTGGAGAGGGCTGCAGGACTCGGCCGAAGACCCATGCCCGGAAGACGCGTGACGGAGTTTGATTTACATATTTCACCCCACCAGAGGGAGGGCGAACTTTCTTCAGCGCAGGAGAGCGGGTGACGGGAGGGAGCTGGTGAGGGGAGAGGGCGATGAGAAAGGGGGAGGTGCATGGTGTGGTTCAGCGGTGCGACAGGGATGACAATGCTGGAAAGGCAAACGAGAAAGGCCGATAGACAGAACAGGGTGTGGGCGCGGGGATAAGCG
This is a stretch of genomic DNA from Pristis pectinata isolate sPriPec2 chromosome 15, sPriPec2.1.pri, whole genome shotgun sequence. It encodes these proteins:
- the LOC127578523 gene encoding beta-1,3-galactosyltransferase 5-like, which gives rise to MFPRSKDWRRSPVGPRTPWHLNDTSFLIRPPCRCDGSAPFLVLLVTSSPDQFEARSAIRQTWGSERQVGGARSVTYFMLGHGREQQDWILQEGALHRDIIQGDFEDTYNNLTLKVLLGLKWLCLSCPSAFFVMKTDSDMFINTDYLIKLLSRVPRKNLATGLIVKNPRPDRYKSSKWYFSKEEYPAAMYPNYCSGIGYVLSTDVACRVWNISAKVPMLRFEDVYVGLCLAELKVELAKIHSRPIFYGHRVSFSICSYRQLVTSHHIRPSEQLLYWRGLQDSAEDPCPEDA